From a region of the Rhodopirellula bahusiensis genome:
- a CDS encoding replicative DNA helicase produces the protein MNRIQLPEDEAAVIGAMIYDAALVDEVVQRIDAAEFTDAALRELFITLVDMRNASKPWGVTALVSELRAIGAHERIGAGTLAALSGAVASKNHATYHADRVRSAAMVKNLQDLGRRLSTISVEKMAARKQTPKDLLDTLDAEIMRLRQSDIAQAEVRNVGEVALEVCDSIDDSIEHGRVRGLRTGLTTIDAVNGGYQPGTLNVLTARPSNGKSVLGLQIATSIGRGFDYQLIEGHNNWFATQDPASTLFVSLEMTEEELAARSLADAAEVDGRRINTHKVTSEQREQLRRAAEEMNDSKAFLYQPIRATVAGIRAAARIHQRKHGLSCLIVDYLQLIDSDAGARDEKETYRVGRICRDMKSMALEFSIPVIVLSQLNRDAENKPPTLAQLADSGKIEQHADTVVAIHRLRGDSEEAQFIFLKWRNGMTPTRDVHFDRKFCRFVDPPEPEVEPHQEFVAYA, from the coding sequence ATGAACAGGATCCAACTGCCAGAGGATGAAGCCGCCGTCATCGGTGCGATGATCTATGACGCTGCGTTGGTCGATGAGGTGGTCCAGCGGATTGACGCGGCAGAGTTCACCGATGCTGCCTTGCGAGAATTGTTCATCACGCTGGTGGACATGAGAAACGCGTCGAAGCCGTGGGGTGTCACTGCGTTGGTTTCCGAACTGCGAGCCATCGGAGCGCATGAACGGATCGGCGCGGGAACGCTCGCAGCGTTAAGCGGAGCAGTCGCAAGCAAAAATCACGCGACGTACCACGCGGACCGTGTGCGGTCCGCCGCGATGGTGAAGAACCTGCAAGACTTGGGCCGGAGGCTATCGACGATCAGCGTCGAGAAGATGGCAGCACGGAAGCAAACACCGAAGGATTTGCTAGACACTCTCGATGCGGAAATCATGCGGTTGCGTCAGTCGGACATCGCACAAGCCGAGGTCCGCAATGTTGGTGAAGTGGCGTTGGAAGTTTGCGACTCGATCGATGATTCAATCGAACATGGCCGAGTCCGTGGATTGCGTACTGGCCTGACGACAATCGACGCTGTCAATGGCGGCTATCAGCCAGGGACACTCAATGTCCTCACGGCTCGCCCATCCAATGGCAAGAGCGTCTTGGGCTTGCAGATTGCCACGTCGATTGGGCGAGGCTTCGACTATCAATTGATCGAGGGCCACAACAATTGGTTCGCGACTCAGGATCCCGCATCGACGCTTTTTGTGAGTCTGGAGATGACGGAAGAGGAATTGGCAGCACGTAGCCTTGCAGATGCGGCCGAGGTGGATGGGCGACGGATCAACACCCACAAGGTCACATCTGAGCAACGAGAACAGCTCCGCAGGGCAGCGGAGGAAATGAACGACTCAAAAGCTTTTCTTTATCAACCGATTCGCGCGACCGTGGCTGGCATAAGGGCCGCCGCTCGCATTCATCAACGCAAACACGGCTTGAGTTGCCTGATTGTCGACTATCTGCAGTTGATCGATTCAGACGCAGGTGCCCGCGACGAGAAGGAAACTTACCGGGTTGGGCGGATCTGTCGCGACATGAAATCAATGGCGCTGGAGTTCAGCATCCCCGTAATCGTTCTGTCACAGCTCAATCGCGATGCCGAGAACAAGCCGCCGACTTTGGCGCAGCTCGCAGACTCAGGAAAGATCGAGCAGCACGCCGACACCGTGGTTGCAATCCACCGCCTGCGTGGTGACTCGGAAGAGGCCCAATTCATCTTTTTGAAATGGCGGAACGGGATGACACCAACCCGTGATGTTCACTTCGACCGCAAGTTCTGCCGGTTCGTTGATCCACCAGAACCAGAAGTCGAGCCGCATCAAGAATTCGTTGCGTATGCCTGA